The following DNA comes from Mesoplasma sp. JKS002658.
GCACTTAAATCTGAAGTCAGAAAAGCAATTAAAAAAGCTAGAACTGCTAAAAGCGAAGATGCCGCTAACAAACAAGAATTAGTTAGCACAGCAGTTCGCTTAATTGACAAAAGCGTTACTAAGGGGATATATAAACCAAACAAGGCGGCTAGAGAAAAATCACGCCTAATGGTTGCTTAATATATCCTTGCAATAATTTTGATTAACACTCTTTATGGAGTGTTTTTTATTTTAATAAAGAAATTGAACTTACCCCCAGTAACTTTATAAGGAATTGATAATTGTTCTAATTTACTGATTGTTTCATCATTAGGAAATTGTCTTAATCCTTGTTTTTCTCCAGAAATAAACACTAATTTTGGTCGTAAATAAGTCAATCAAGGCAAAGTGGAACTAGTTTTACTACCGTGATGTCCGGCCAACAAATAATCAATGGTTTTATTTTGAATACAGGCACGAAAATTAATATCATTTAAGAGTTTAATTTCACCTTCTGTTTCTAAATCATTCATAATCAAGAAGTTTTTGTGATGGAAATTTAATAAATAGACCAAACTATTATTATTTTCATTTTTACTTTGACTATCAAGATTAAAAAGATTAATCCGTACATCCTTGACTTGATAAAATCTCAGAGCAGTCTCTCTTTTAATCACTTTTTTAATCAAAATCTTATCAGTCATCAATGCTTCAATCTGGTTATAGTGATCTTCGTGGTAATGAGAAATGAAGATTTCATCAATTCGACGAATTCCTCAATATTGACAATAATTTTTTAAAATACTCTTGCTATGACCCGGACCCGATCCAGCATCAAACAAGGTGATGTGGTTTTTTTGTTTTAAGATTACAGTTTGACCATTACCAACATTCAAAATTTCGATTCCAGGTTGAAAATAAAGAAATTTTGCACTAAAAATAAAAACTAAACAAAGTAAAGTTGTTATCAACAATCCGCCTTTACACCACTTCGGAGTTGAAATCGTGAGAAACAACTTTAAAAATCCAAAATAAAGAAAATATCAATAGATCTTAACGTGACCTGTAGCATAAAACCAATTAATCTTTGCAAAACAGGTTAATTCACTAGTAACTAAATGATTTAAAAAATGATAAACAATATCAATTTTTGGAATTCAAAAAGTTAATCACGTTAAGATGTTTAAAAAACCCAATAAAGGTGCAAGTAGGACGCAAAAAACCTCATTTAAATAAAAGAAACGATAACCGATTAAACTATTAACTACACCAAAAGTTAGGTTACTAATTACAAAATTAAAAAGTAATTGTTTTCAAATTGATTGTGATGATGTGAAGCGAAAATAGATAATTACCATTACATAATATAAGAAAACATTACTTTGAATTAAACTATTATCTAAAGCAATTAAACAACTATAAACAATCACTCAAATACTGATTAAATTTGGTTTAATCTTTTTAATTCTTAATCAATTGTGAACCAGACTGGTTAATGCGACTCTAGTCAAAACGAAGGGAAAATTTAGGGTAAAACCAAAACATAAAAGTAATCCATCAACAACTAATCCTGTTTTGTATTTCACGTGGACTTTCCCCTTAGCTTTTTGAATCAGTTTAGTTAAAGTTCAACTGAGAAAAAATCATGGTAAACCACCAAAGTTTAATAAATAAGTAATGCCCAATTGGTTCGTTCTTTGAATCAGTTCAATACTAGACTGATGATTATTTAAAAGAAAAACTTGTTCAAAATCACTGTGAAAAAATCGTTTATAAAAAAGATTTATTTTGAATAATCACCCGTTATTAGTAGAAATAACCCGGTCTGGTCGTACTTCTTGATTAACTCCCTTTTGGTGTAAATAATTTTGAAAGTTGAATTCAAAATAATTACTTTGTTTTGATAAAGGAAGTGCTTGACCAGTAATTAAGAGTTTTTGGTGTAAATAAAATTGGTGGTCTGGGAGTAAAGATAAAGAACAATAGTATTTAATTCCATGATGATCAAGAAGTAGATAGTTATCTTTAATTGTTTGGACAATAAATTTAGTTTGTATTAAAGTTGGTGGAGTTTTAACCAATCAACTCACCACACAACGAATCAAAAACGAAATTAGTAACAACAAACTCACAATCATTGGTGAAAATTTTACTTTTCAATCAACTAAAGTGAAAAGTAGTAGAACTCCAATTCCTGGAATCAAAATTCAAGGTACCTTTAAAGAGATTAAGGCAATTAAGCCACTAAAAAGAAAATAAATCACAAAATAATCTTGAGGCTTTAAGAGAGTTTTAGTCACACCACTTCCCCCTCTATTTCTAAAAACCCTTGCTCTAAATAAAGATAAAAGTTGTACTGACTTTTTTGAAAATGATGCTTAAAATCACTAGTTTGTTGTGGTTTAAAATTAATCACTTTAGGATAAAGAATCATTTGGTTTTGATACGATGTCAAGTTTAGTAGTTTTAATTGGTACGTTGATTTATTAACCAAATAAGTAGTGGTTAAAAACCCTAAACAAATGGTGAAGAAAATTAATAAAAAAGAAAAACTAAGTTGTTTTTTCATGATTAACCTCCTAAAGAGATTAAGAAGAAAACTTAGTTTTTTCTCATTTTTAATTCAGCAATTTTTGCAGCAATATTTTCTGCTTGCAATTGGTATTCTTGATACTTGCTTTGTTCTAATGCCACCTTTTCTTGGGAAGCTTTCTTTATAAAATTAGGGTTAGTAAGAATTTTTTCACTTCGAGCTAATTCTAATCTTAATTGTTCTTGTTGAACTAAAAGATCATTTAACTCCTGTTCATAATCAAAAAAAGTTGTTGCATCTAATTCAATAAAGAAGTTTTTGATTCTTAAAGAAGTGATTTCTTGTTGAGCAAAGTTCAAAGTTTGATTAATTTCAAAATTAACCATTCGTTTCAAATAAGCATTAATTTCTCCTAAGTTCTCGAATAATAATCCTTCTTGATCTGAAGTTAATTTTGTTAATTTTCCAGTTAAAGCTAAATCTTTTTTAAGTTGTTTTTCTGCTCTAAAGTCTCTGACTCCTTCAATCAAGGCAATTAATAAGTCTAAATAACTATTTTTTCCAACATATTCTTCAATGGTTAGTCGTTCTTCAAGAATTGATTTTTTTAATCCCAAGTGTTGGTAAATTTCTTCACTAACAAAAGGAATAAAAGGGTGCAACAAAACCAAGATTTCTTTTAAAACATACACCAAAACCTGTTTTGTTGGCGCATTGTTGTGTTCAAGTTCAACTTTTGAAAGTTCAATAAACCACGAACAATAGTCATCCCACACAAACGTTAATAGTTCGCGTCCACTTAAAGCAAATTCATAATCATTCAATTGGTCGATAACCCTTGCTTTTAATTGCTGCAATTTGCTAAGAATTCATTGGTCAGTTTTGGTTAAATCTTGTTGAATTAAAGTTTTGAAATCATCAACAAAAACAAAATCTTTGTCGATGTTCATTAAAACAAAGCGCGAAGCGTTTCAAAGCTTATTGATAAAATTTCAAGCACTACGGATTTTTTCTTCGCTATATTTAATATCTTGGCCAGGAGTAGAGTTAGTCAACAAAAAGAAGCGCAACGCATCAGCACCATACTGGTCAATAACATCCATTGGATCAATCCCGTTTCCTAATGATTTGGACATTTTCTTACCAGTTTCA
Coding sequences within:
- the rpsT gene encoding 30S ribosomal protein S20, which produces MANIKSQKKRVLTNEKSRLANKALKSEVRKAIKKARTAKSEDAANKQELVSTAVRLIDKSVTKGIYKPNKAAREKSRLMVA
- a CDS encoding ComEC/Rec2 family competence protein gives rise to the protein MTKTLLKPQDYFVIYFLFSGLIALISLKVPWILIPGIGVLLLFTLVDWKVKFSPMIVSLLLLISFLIRCVVSWLVKTPPTLIQTKFIVQTIKDNYLLLDHHGIKYYCSLSLLPDHQFYLHQKLLITGQALPLSKQSNYFEFNFQNYLHQKGVNQEVRPDRVISTNNGWLFKINLFYKRFFHSDFEQVFLLNNHQSSIELIQRTNQLGITYLLNFGGLPWFFLSWTLTKLIQKAKGKVHVKYKTGLVVDGLLLCFGFTLNFPFVLTRVALTSLVHNWLRIKKIKPNLISIWVIVYSCLIALDNSLIQSNVFLYYVMVIIYFRFTSSQSIWKQLLFNFVISNLTFGVVNSLIGYRFFYLNEVFCVLLAPLLGFLNILTWLTFWIPKIDIVYHFLNHLVTSELTCFAKINWFYATGHVKIYWYFLYFGFLKLFLTISTPKWCKGGLLITTLLCLVFIFSAKFLYFQPGIEILNVGNGQTVILKQKNHITLFDAGSGPGHSKSILKNYCQYWGIRRIDEIFISHYHEDHYNQIEALMTDKILIKKVIKRETALRFYQVKDVRINLFNLDSQSKNENNNSLVYLLNFHHKNFLIMNDLETEGEIKLLNDINFRACIQNKTIDYLLAGHHGSKTSSTLPWLTYLRPKLVFISGEKQGLRQFPNDETISKLEQLSIPYKVTGGKFNFFIKIKNTP